In Oryza brachyantha chromosome 2, ObraRS2, whole genome shotgun sequence, a single window of DNA contains:
- the LOC102713522 gene encoding uncharacterized protein LOC102713522, with translation MAGAERPCPPRPAGGGSGEAAESDSPVRWDDDSGGGGGDDMAAIAGFNLFEEESDDPAAKSGMVDDPDTTTTSECKTDMIEDFVKREQENNFYCGAPLHEHTGIWVPVSVPPMTKHDHEEWHKGFAQSGYFSEQEFNWELDEENKEMTMWDVFSEMVVAAKDKVISVASYDIGRHGMSVLSKFFLQEAWRDMAQTLEDANAGIADELLETEQTVWLPDSAARACMLCNVRFHPIMCSRHHCRFCGGVFCGGCSKGRSLMPPKFNTSEPQRVCDVCGVRLESIQPYLMNRISRASQPPTRDVTDLSTLRSWLNFPYAHTMEYEIYKAANSLNSYCKVGRLKPEKAIPSAILKQAKGLAIITVAKVGMMVAYKVGTGLVIARRADGSWSPPSAISTCGIGYGAQAGGELADFIIVLRNTEAIKTFSGKAHLSVGAGISASVGHVGRVAEADFRAGDGGYAACYTYSCSKGAFVGCALNGSLVSTRDTENARFYGGPIKASDILMGSMARPPAAAALYKVLSELFDKPEK, from the exons atGGCGGGAGCCGAGCGGCCCTGCCCGCCGCGGCCCGcgggcggcggctccggcgaggCCGCGGAGTCCGACTCGCCGGTGAGGTGggacgacgacagcggcggcggcggcggcgatgacatGGCCGCCATAGCG GGATTCAACCTATTTGAGGAAGAATCAGATGACCCTGCTGCCAAAAGTGGCATGGTCGACGATCCTGATACTACCACTACCAGTGAGTGCAAGACTGATATGATTGAAGATTTTGTAAAGAGGGAACAAGAGAATAACTTCTACTGTGGTGCCCCGCTTCACGAACATACCGGCATCTGGGTGCCTGTTTCTGTCCCGCCAATGACAAAACACGACCATGAGGAATGGCATAAGGGCTTTGCTCAAAGTGGGTACTTTTCAGAACAAGAATTCAACTGGGAGCTGGATGAAGAGAATAAAGAAATGACAATGTGGGACGTATTTTCTGAGATGGTTGTTGCGGCAAAAGATAAGGTAATATCGGTTGCATCATATGATATTGGGAGACATGGGATGTCTGTGCTGTCCAAGTTTTTCCTCCAAGAAGCTTGGAGGGATATGGCACAAACACTTGAAGATGCCAATGCTGGTATTGCTGATGAGCTCCTAGAGACAGAACAAACAGTATGGTTGCCTGACAGTGCTGCCAGAGCTTGCATGCTCTGTAATGTGCGTTTTCATCCAATAATGTGCTCTCGACATCATTGCCGTTTTTGTGGCGGTGTGTTTTGTGGCGGTTGTTCAAAGGGTAGAAGTTTGATGCcaccaaaatttaatacttcagAACCTCAAAGGGTTTGTGATGTATGCGGGGTACGTCTAGAGAGTATTCAACCTTACTTGATGAATCGGATCAGTCGTGCTTCACAACCTCCAACTCGTGATGTCACTGATCTGAGCACATTGAGGTCATGGCTGAACTTCCCTTATGCACATACAATGGAGTATGAGATCTACAAGGCTGCAAATTCTTTGAATAGTTACTGTAAG GTGGGAAGACTGAAACCAGAAAAGGCTATTCCCTCTGCTATTCTTAAACAAGCAAAAGGCCTTGCTATAATTACTGTAGCAAAGGTCGGTATGATGGTTGCGTATAAAGTTGGTACTGGGCTAGTTATTGCTCGAAGAGCTGATGGTTCCTGGTCACCCCCTTCAGCAATCTCCACTTGTGGCATTGGATATGGAGCTCAg GCTGGAGGTGAGTTAGCTGATTTCATTATTGTGCTGAGGAACACAGAAGCAATTAAAACATTCAGTGGAAAGGCACACCTGTCAGTTGGTGCTGGCATAAGTGCTTCTGTTGGTCATGTTGGACGAGTAGCTGAGGCCGATTTTCGTGCTGGCGATGGTGGTTATGCTGCATGTTACACATACAGTTGTAGCAAAG GTGCTTTTGTGGGCTGTGCTCTCAATGGTAGCTTAGTATCAACCCGAGACACTGAAAATGCCCGATTTTATGGTGGTCCAATAAAGGCATCTGATATCCTCATGGGATCCATGGCTAGACCACCCGCAGCTGCTGCGCTCTACAAGGTTCTCTCAGAATTGTTTGATAAGCCTGAGAAGTAG
- the LOC102713799 gene encoding protein BZR1 homolog 4, translating to MPRLPSARAARARDTCGGQKRHCACSSRRRARWCIYTAGAGVGVRCRGAGATASAPPLGSGSGGVREVGWDDERRRGGGGGGGGRVPTWRERENNRRRERRRRAIAAKIYAGLRAYGNYVLPKHCDNNEVLKALCNEAGWTVEPDGTTYRKGCKPPPAELADQLGRSTSASPCSSYQPSPRGTSSFPSSGSSSQITLGGGGGVFGGCGEGSSLIPWLKTLSTGAGASSSKFPAHYSYFGGGSISAPVTPPSGSPPRTPRLKTAAWEYHHPGSAVPPWAAGSSYTYASLPNSTPPSPRRKVAAGNDPAAWLAGFQISSAGPSSPTYSLMAPPNPFGAAGSSRAMGTPGQSGTCSPVAGGAPAFHGDVQMIDGERREFAFGGEGVGGGGGDKLTAGLVKAWEGERIHEECGSDDLELTLGSSMTRADR from the exons ATGCCGCGTTTGCCCTCCGCGCGggcggcgagagcgagagACACGTGTGGGGGGCAGAAGCGTCATTGCGCGTGctccagccgtcgccgtgctcgCTGGTGTATTTATACGGCCGGTGCGGGGGTGGGGGTGCGGTGCAGAGGCGCAggagcgacggcgagcgcgccgCCGTTGGGTTCGGGGAGTGGTGGTGTGCGGGAGGTAGGGTGGGATGATGAacggaggaggggggggggagggggagggggagggagggtgCCGACGTGGAGGGAGCGGGAGAAcaaccggcggcgggagcggcggcggagggcgatCGCGGCGAAGATCTACGCGGGGCTGCGGGCCTACGGCAACTACGTCCTCCCCAAGCACTGCGACAACAACGAGGTGCTCAAGGCGCTCTGCAACGAGGCCGGCTGGACCGTCGAGCCCGACGGCACCACCTACCGCaag GGATgcaagccgccgccggcagagCTGGCTGATCAGCTCGGCcggtcgacgtcggcgagccCGTGCTCGTCGTACCAGCCGAGCCCGCGGGGGACGTCCTCCTTCCCCAGCTCCGGCTCCTCCTCTCAGATCacgcttggcggcggcggcggcgtcttcggcggctgcggcgaggGGAGCAGCCTCATCCCGTGGCTCAAGACCCtctccaccggcgccggcgcctcgTCGTCCAAGTTCCCGGCCCACTACTCCTacttcggcggcggctccaTCAGCGCGCCGGTGACGCCGCCCTCGGGCTCTCCGCCGCGCACGCCCCGCCTCAAGACGGCGGCCTGGGAGTACCACCACCCCGGCAGCGCGGTGCCGCCGTGGGCCGCCGGCTCGAGCTACACCTACGCCTCCCTGCCCAACTCCACCCCGCCGAGCCCCCGCCGCAaggtcgccgccggcaacgACCCGGCGGCGTGGCTGGCCGGGTTCCAGATATCCTCCGCCGGGCCGTCCTCTCCGACGTACAGCCTCATGGCTCCCCCCAACCCgttcggcgccgccggctcctCGAGGGCGATGGGCACGCCGGGGCAGAGCGGGACGtgctcgccggtcgccggcggcgcgccggcctTCCACGGCGACGTCCAGATGATCGACGGGGAGCGGCGCGAGTTCGCgttcggcggcgagggcgtcggcggcggcggcggcgacaagctGACCGCCGGGCTGGTGAAGGCGTGGGAGGGGGAGCGCATCCACGAGGAGTGCGGCTCCGACGATCTCGAGCTCACCCTCGGGAGCTCCATGACTCGCGCCGATCGTTAG